The genomic segment GATGGGTATAATGATGTCGGCCTATTTTTCGGCTATTTTATCCACCGCAGACAGTTGTCTCATGGCATCTTCAGGAAATGTTGTTTCAGATATTATTGGTTATTTCAGAAAGGTTGATCATGAGAGCCCAAAGTTTTTACGTTTTTCACAGATTACAACACTCATTATTGGGGCAGGAGCACTCCTGCTGGCAAGTTCAATGCAGAGTGTTCTGAATTTAATGCTCTATTCGTATGCATTTATGGTTTCCGGGCTTTTTGTGCCAATAGTTGGGGCATTATATTGGAAGAAAAGCAGTAGTGCCGGCGCAATTTCAGCTATGTTACTGGGGGGTACAACTACTGTTTATCTCACAGTGGGACACCCGGTGCTGTCCTGGGAAGGGTTTAGCCTGATATTTTGGAATGATATTACCATAGAATTTGCTCAAATAGCCTTACCTTACGGATTAGATCCAAATGTTTTTGGCATCTCAGCATCAGCATTTATTTTTGTAATTGTATCGCTGTTGTTTCCGGATGAAGAGCAGGCTTAATATTAAAAATTGAAGTAATAATGATAACATATGAGATCAGCCAATCCGACGAAGAAAATCCCACAGGATTTTCGAGAGATGATATCGCAGAATTTCTCTATAAACATTTAGATGAGTATGGCGACTCAAAGTCGGCTATTTTAAAATGTATCGGATATGCCTATGGGGATCGTCCCGGCCAGGACGGATTTATATTAATTGCCAGCGAGGAAGACGAAATATTGGGGACCGTAATTATTAATCGCACCAATATGAGTGAATATATACCTGAGAATATTCTTGTATACATTGCAGTTCATAAACAAGCACGAGGCCAGGGAGTGGGAAAAGAACTGATGAAACGAGTTATTGAAGCTACCACCGGAGATATTGCCCTGCATGTAGAACCTGACAACCCGGCAAAATTTTTATATGAGAAAGTTGGTTTTACCAACAAATATCTTGAGATGAGATTAAAAAAATGAAGCAAAAACCTATCAGTATAAACCGTAAAATTATAAAATAGTGCTTCGTCCTGTTAACCTGGTGGAGCACGAGCCTCATTCTTGCCTCATCAAGGTTAAGAAGAGTATTTAATTCAAATTAAATGAATAAAAAAACCATAAGCCGGTATCCTGAAATCATAAATCCAATATGGCTTATTTAAAATTATACAGAGAGGAGTTGCTGCATAATTTCCACTTCCTGGATGAGCTGTTTAAAGAAAACAGCATCAAATGGGGAATTACCACCAAGCTATTTTGTGGGAACAAGGCCTTCCTCAAAGAGGTGATCGATCTTGGAATCGGTGAAGTTCACGATTCCAGGGTGAGTAATTTGAAAGTAATTAAGAAGCTTGACCCGGAAACGGTAACGATCTACATCAAACCGCCGCCGAAAGATATTGTTCGTGATGTTGTAAAATATGCAGATATCAGCCTGAATACGGAGCTGGCAACACTACATGAACTTTCCGAGGAGGCAGAACGCCAGGATAAGATCCACAAAGTAATTATTATGATTGAGATGGGAGACCTGCGTGAAGGAGTTATGCGGGATGATCTGATCAATTTTTATGAGAAAATATTTCGCTTGCCGGGAGTTGAAGTGATAGGTCTCGGTACCAATCTGAATTGCCTGCATGGTGTACTGCCCGACGGCGATAAACTGATACAGCTTGCACTCTATAAACAGATTATTGAGCTTCGGTTTAAGAAAAAAATCCCGTTAGTATCCGGCGGAACCACAGTTACAATTCCGCTATTATTGAGGAATCAGTTACCAACAGGTATTAACCATTTTCGTGTAGGCGAAGCTCTGTTTTTTGGTAAAAACCTGTTTACAGATGGTGTGATAAAAGGGATGAGCGATCAAGTTTTGGAACTCTATACACAAATTATTGAGCTTTCAGAAAAACCAAAAGTACCCATGGGTGAACTGGGAGTTAATCCTCAGGGCGAAACCGCCGAAATTTCTGAAGATGATGTTGGAAAAACATCTTACAGGGCAATAATAGACATTGGTGTTTTAGATATTCAACCCAATTATCTGATACCTGTGGATGACAATATTACCATTTCTGATGCCAGTTCGGATATGCTTGTTCTTGATGTGGGCTCAAACCCCAAGGACTATAAGGTGGGGGATATGATACGGTTTAAGCTTAAATACATGGGGGCTCTCGGGTTGATGAGTTCCGATTATATAGAGAAGAAAGTAACAGATTGACAGAATATGGACCTGGCAGAACTGCCCTCAGTTGATTTCGAAAGTATAATAAAATCGGCGGTTAAAGAGATGGAAACTCATCCGGTTATGGATCTGCCTGATGAGTACACTGAACTCGATCTCACCTCTGAATTTGATCGCGATTCTATGACCGCATTTATTAAATCAGGCGGCTGGGCCGTAGGCGGTTACCTGGAAAGAAGAGCCATTATGTACAATGCTCCCCGCTATGCAGACGGCCGGGATATCCACATGGGAATTGATATTTGGGCTGAAGCCGGCGAACCTGTGTATGCTGTTCTTGATGGAGAGGTCGCTTATTCCAAATTTCAAAACGACGAGGGCAACTACGGCGGTACTCTAATCCTGAAACATATCATTGAGGGCCAGGAATTGTACGCATTGCATGGTCACCTTTCCAAAAAGAGCCTGGAGAGGCATATTAAAGGAGAAAAGTTTAAGACGGGTGATGTGATAGGCTGGCTGGGAGAGGAATCTGAAAACGGAAATTGGCCTACACATCTTCACTATCAACTCTGTATTGAAGATCCGGGTGAACCGGACATGCCCGGCGTTGTTGCTAAAAAAAATCTGATTCGAGCACGCGAGCGGTATCCCGATCCAAGAATTTTACTTGGTGATATTTACTGAATTTTTGTAGTTCTGTTGGTAAATATGTTGGCCAGGTATTGCAATTGATGTTGGGTAAATTGGAATAAAAAAAATTTCCGATGATGATATTATTCCAGTGTAGTATTGTTTAGGTATTTTTATCATTATTTTAGTGAAAATCAGTAAATCAATAAAATCCAGATGAAAACCAAACAGCTGATCGATGAAATTTCTGATTTGCCGGTAGATCAACGGGCAAAAATTGCGGATCATATTTTAAAAACTTTAAATACTTCTGATCCAAACGTGGAAAAAGCCTGGTTCCAAGAGGTAGAGACACGTATGGAAGAATATCGGAAAGGCAAGGTGAAACTCATTCCTGCTGAGGAAGTTTTCAAAAGTCTAAGAGAGATTACTGATAAAGAATGAGAGTTGTATTCCACCCTGAAGCTAAACAGGAAGCACAACGAGCAACGATTCACTATACAGAGATTCACACTCAGCTTGGAATAGATTTCAGACAGGAATTAGAAGAAGCTGTTTCAAGAATTATCCAAGTTCCAACCGCATGGCATTCGATTAAAAAAAGCTATCGAAGATGCTCGCTGAAAAGATTCCCATTTGGGATTATTTATCATGTAGATGAGCAGAAAAATGAATGCCAGATTTATGCAGTAATGCATTTCAAAAGAAAACCAGGGTACTGGAAATCCCGAAAATTTTAATATGAGATGTGCTGTTTAATTGATGCAATTATTAAAAACAGTTTTTTTATTATTGAAAAAATTGTACTCAACCTGATTTTGCGAAATAAGGTTTGGAATTGATAAGCCCTCCTTTGAACTTAGTGAACCATAATTTAAATATGTTATAAAAAAGAATGCAATCAGACCTTATTCATCTTCGGAAAGAGATTCATCAAAATCCTGAAATTTCCGGGAAAGAAAAGATGACTGCTGAACGAATCACACAAGAACTGCAAACCATTGGTGCCGATGAGATTTATAATAACATTGGCGGATATGGGGTGCTGGCAAAATGTAGTTGTTCTTCAAACAAACCAACGAAGAAGCTTCTTTTCAGAGCTGAACTGGATGCTATATCCGTACAAGAGGAGACGAATCTACCCTATCAATCGAAGATTAAAAATGCTATGCACGGGTGCGGCCATGATGGACACATGACAATTCTAATTGGTTTGGCAAAAGAATTGCACAAAAACCGTCCGGATAATGTTGATGTGTATTTACTATTTCAGCCCTCGGAAGAAACGGGCGAGGGGGCAGCCAGAGTGCTTGATGATGAACGATTTAAAAAATTGGAGATCGACCATGGCTTTGCTCTTCATAATCTGCCCGGATTTCCTGAAAAAAGTATCATTTCGAAACCGGGACCATTTGCTGCGGGCTCCGTGGGTCTGGATATTTCTATCCTGGGCAGATTCAGCCATGCTGCTTATCCCGAACGCGGACTGAATCCGGCAGCGACTGTGGCAAGCCTGGTTCAAAATGTTGAGCAGGATATGCAGGTATTTCGGGATGAAGCTGAAAGCAATAAAATTATTTGTACGTATATAAATATGGGAGAGCGAGCGTTTGGAATTAGCCCGGGAAAAGCAAAAGTGGGGTTTACGATTCGATCTGCATCAGACGAAAAATTAGATACGGGCATAAAATTACTCCTTGAAATCATCAAAGAAAAAAAAGATGAATTCGACGGAGAAATATCCGTTGAAAAAGTTGAACCATTTCGAACAACCGTTAATAGCAGGGAGGGGGCAGAGATTGTAAAAATGGTTAGTAAAAGAGAAGGTTTAAATTTCCACGAGATGCAAACTCCATTTCCCTGGAGTGAAGATTTTGGGGAGTTTGGGCAACAATTTCCAATTGCCATTTTTGGTTTAGGTGCCGGTAAGGATAGACCACCGTTACATTCAGAAAAATACGATTTTAATGATGAGCTGATTCCATCGGGAATAGCAATGTTTAAAGGAATAGTTGACTATTACCGATCATTGTAGTTTTTTTGGATGCAGTCCCATT from the Balneolaceae bacterium genome contains:
- a CDS encoding GNAT family N-acetyltransferase, whose amino-acid sequence is MITYEISQSDEENPTGFSRDDIAEFLYKHLDEYGDSKSAILKCIGYAYGDRPGQDGFILIASEEDEILGTVIINRTNMSEYIPENILVYIAVHKQARGQGVGKELMKRVIEATTGDIALHVEPDNPAKFLYEKVGFTNKYLEMRLKK
- a CDS encoding alanine/ornithine racemase family PLP-dependent enzyme is translated as MAYLKLYREELLHNFHFLDELFKENSIKWGITTKLFCGNKAFLKEVIDLGIGEVHDSRVSNLKVIKKLDPETVTIYIKPPPKDIVRDVVKYADISLNTELATLHELSEEAERQDKIHKVIIMIEMGDLREGVMRDDLINFYEKIFRLPGVEVIGLGTNLNCLHGVLPDGDKLIQLALYKQIIELRFKKKIPLVSGGTTVTIPLLLRNQLPTGINHFRVGEALFFGKNLFTDGVIKGMSDQVLELYTQIIELSEKPKVPMGELGVNPQGETAEISEDDVGKTSYRAIIDIGVLDIQPNYLIPVDDNITISDASSDMLVLDVGSNPKDYKVGDMIRFKLKYMGALGLMSSDYIEKKVTD
- a CDS encoding peptidoglycan DD-metalloendopeptidase family protein codes for the protein MDLAELPSVDFESIIKSAVKEMETHPVMDLPDEYTELDLTSEFDRDSMTAFIKSGGWAVGGYLERRAIMYNAPRYADGRDIHMGIDIWAEAGEPVYAVLDGEVAYSKFQNDEGNYGGTLILKHIIEGQELYALHGHLSKKSLERHIKGEKFKTGDVIGWLGEESENGNWPTHLHYQLCIEDPGEPDMPGVVAKKNLIRARERYPDPRILLGDIY
- a CDS encoding addiction module protein, with product MKTKQLIDEISDLPVDQRAKIADHILKTLNTSDPNVEKAWFQEVETRMEEYRKGKVKLIPAEEVFKSLREITDKE
- a CDS encoding type II toxin-antitoxin system RelE/ParE family toxin; amino-acid sequence: MRVVFHPEAKQEAQRATIHYTEIHTQLGIDFRQELEEAVSRIIQVPTAWHSIKKSYRRCSLKRFPFGIIYHVDEQKNECQIYAVMHFKRKPGYWKSRKF
- a CDS encoding amidohydrolase: MQSDLIHLRKEIHQNPEISGKEKMTAERITQELQTIGADEIYNNIGGYGVLAKCSCSSNKPTKKLLFRAELDAISVQEETNLPYQSKIKNAMHGCGHDGHMTILIGLAKELHKNRPDNVDVYLLFQPSEETGEGAARVLDDERFKKLEIDHGFALHNLPGFPEKSIISKPGPFAAGSVGLDISILGRFSHAAYPERGLNPAATVASLVQNVEQDMQVFRDEAESNKIICTYINMGERAFGISPGKAKVGFTIRSASDEKLDTGIKLLLEIIKEKKDEFDGEISVEKVEPFRTTVNSREGAEIVKMVSKREGLNFHEMQTPFPWSEDFGEFGQQFPIAIFGLGAGKDRPPLHSEKYDFNDELIPSGIAMFKGIVDYYRSL